The Henckelia pumila isolate YLH828 chromosome 2, ASM3356847v2, whole genome shotgun sequence genome includes a window with the following:
- the LOC140884810 gene encoding uncharacterized protein, with amino-acid sequence MPPCQAPITRQIVDVPQPEQTNVPPAAEAPRPEQGSTSNDMMDVTATPMETLMKRFQSFKPPTLKVTENSFECECWLEDIEMFDSLDYRDDRRIRVIGHQLHDVAKSWWITIKRALESRVSYRKEKGAEFENLKQGNLNIEEYVAKFSSLLKFSPHVVENEEAKVDQFINGLNPDVFTLVNFGRPKNFADALDSAKGA; translated from the exons atgcctccttgTCAAGCACCGATTACTAGACAAATAGTGGACGTTCCACAGCCAGAACAGACAAATGTGCCACCAGCTGCAGAAGCTCCTAGACCAGAACAAGGTAGTACATCTAACGATATGATGGATGTtacagcaacgcctatggaaaccttgatGAAGAGGTTTCAATCCTTCAAGCCACCTACTCTGAAAGTAACCGAGAACTCATTCGAATGTGAATGTTGGTTAGAGGATATCGAGATGTTTGATTCCCTGGATTACAGAGATGACAGACGTATCAGAGTGATTGGGCACCAATTGCATGAtgttgcaaagagttggtggatcacAATCAAGAGAGCTCTTGAAAGCCGAG tgtcaTATAGAAAAGAAAAAGGTGCAGAGTTTGAAAATCTGAAACAGGGTAATCTAAATATAGAAGAGTATGTGGCCAAGTTCTCTTCATTGTTGAAGTTTTCTCCACATGTTGTTGAGAATGAAGAGGCTAAagttgatcagttcatcaatggactgaatccagatgtatttacCCTTGTGAATTTTGGGAGGCCGAAAaactttgctgatgcacttGATAGCGCAAAGGGAGCATAG